Proteins from a single region of Haloarcula laminariae:
- a CDS encoding DUF7109 family protein, giving the protein MELTPDELAGVVDVVGPVTREELVQACGELAFKRGADVDSGSFEAGIEAALSTYHLVAVEDHGAAVDASLVVVGPAAFPALVDGAEDLPHILDVPDRDVPEDVAAAAAEQRFREDAAEAVRAGDDERIQALLDVSYDLEAWGPVELATARGHLDEATHAN; this is encoded by the coding sequence ATGGAGCTGACACCGGACGAACTCGCCGGGGTCGTCGACGTCGTCGGGCCGGTGACGCGCGAGGAACTCGTCCAGGCCTGCGGCGAACTGGCGTTCAAGCGGGGCGCGGACGTGGACAGCGGGAGCTTCGAGGCCGGTATCGAGGCGGCGCTGTCGACGTATCACCTCGTGGCTGTCGAGGACCACGGCGCCGCGGTCGACGCGTCGCTGGTGGTGGTCGGGCCGGCGGCGTTCCCGGCGCTGGTCGACGGCGCCGAGGACCTCCCGCACATCCTCGACGTGCCCGACCGCGACGTCCCCGAGGACGTGGCGGCCGCGGCGGCCGAACAGCGGTTCCGCGAGGACGCCGCCGAAGCGGTCCGGGCGGGTGACGACGAGCGCATCCAGGCCCTGCTCGACGTGAGCTACGACCTCGAAGCGTGGGGACCGGTCGAGCTAGCGACGGCGCGTGGCCACCTCGACGAGGCCACCCACGCGAATTAA
- a CDS encoding glycosyltransferase family 87 protein yields the protein MQKQDSTVSLFQARLALGFGISLGVAYLLYRLAIAPAQFGIDFEIYRAAAADLQSGQTIYGRSPVGISNLTYRYPVILLAPFSLYLLVSPVTGFAIHVAGTLLVSVLLGLAVARTTESYGLQLSKYDYILICGFIIISPIGAPSLVNGNINHHIAFALGLGLIWTEQGRERRGGIALGLAALPKVFPAAIGIWLVWKRKWCATFAAVFTGIGAVTAGAVLFGLNRTRRFFVEELLPRGTANSVSGGLSPSSLYVTLQRPLSAIFTGASGTVLTVLSLAIVTPVVAYVYLQSKGTIQRLIALLSTLCGILLVIPSYTMYFVLIFYPLIPLLYLLQGWPGRVFTGGVVLMQFTLKLHDAAMLVRLLGLPKWGTETVVASLRAFYTLSTPVLWGTVAVLIAGVWQIHTHPSG from the coding sequence TTGCAAAAACAGGACTCAACGGTTTCTCTCTTCCAAGCGCGCTTGGCACTCGGATTCGGTATCTCTCTCGGTGTTGCATATCTACTCTATCGGCTCGCTATCGCTCCCGCCCAATTTGGGATTGATTTTGAGATATATCGAGCTGCCGCCGCGGACCTACAGTCGGGTCAGACGATTTACGGTCGTTCCCCAGTCGGTATCTCGAACCTCACCTATCGATATCCAGTCATACTATTGGCTCCGTTTTCGCTATATCTCCTGGTTTCTCCTGTGACAGGCTTTGCAATCCATGTTGCCGGGACACTCCTTGTCAGCGTCTTACTCGGTCTCGCCGTTGCAAGGACGACCGAATCATACGGGCTACAACTGTCAAAGTATGACTACATTCTGATCTGTGGGTTCATCATAATTAGCCCAATCGGTGCACCATCACTGGTAAACGGTAATATCAATCACCACATCGCATTCGCACTGGGACTCGGGCTGATCTGGACAGAACAGGGTCGAGAACGACGTGGTGGTATCGCTCTTGGATTAGCAGCGCTTCCGAAAGTGTTCCCCGCTGCTATCGGTATCTGGCTAGTGTGGAAACGTAAGTGGTGTGCGACCTTCGCTGCTGTATTCACCGGTATCGGAGCAGTTACTGCTGGTGCTGTACTCTTTGGCTTGAATCGAACACGGAGATTCTTCGTTGAGGAGCTTCTCCCACGGGGGACTGCAAATTCTGTTTCAGGGGGCCTTTCACCGTCAAGTCTCTACGTCACACTTCAGCGACCTCTCTCGGCCATTTTCACCGGTGCGAGCGGAACGGTTCTGACAGTACTCTCCCTGGCGATAGTCACACCAGTAGTCGCCTATGTCTATCTACAGAGCAAAGGCACCATCCAGCGACTCATTGCACTCCTCTCGACGTTGTGCGGGATTTTGCTGGTAATTCCTTCCTACACTATGTACTTCGTCCTGATTTTTTACCCACTGATTCCACTATTATATCTCCTGCAAGGGTGGCCCGGGAGGGTTTTTACTGGCGGTGTGGTACTCATGCAATTCACATTAAAACTCCATGATGCGGCGATGCTGGTTCGTCTCCTCGGATTACCGAAGTGGGGCACTGAAACGGTCGTTGCTAGCCTTCGGGCCTTCTACACGCTTAGCACACCGGTCCTCTGGGGCACCGTCGCTGTTCTCATAGCGGGCGTCTGGCAGATTCACACACACCCGTCTGGATAG
- a CDS encoding MFS transporter → MIFLINLARVVFAPLIEPIRAATGASDATLGLLATLVWAGSAVPRLPTGLLLTRVSRVRAIFASGVVLTLGTAFTALTTSPTPLLVGAFVMGTASGVYFTAANPLISELFPESPGRALGQHGVASQLAAVAAPGIVTAALAVGDWRTTLVSLAVAAALMTALFTLVARRTDVPDAGQRDTDFLAAVRTQWPIVLTAVATLGLTTMVWNGLFNFYVTYLGTVDIAARAGRTLLQVMFAAGVPAFYLSGRLADRLPAVPYMLAILAAFTGCILFLPAVSGFWPLAALSGVTGYVIHSIFPAVDTYLLGSLPDHHRASAYSAYGAGMMLLQAPGSLVVGLLRDAGVPFATIFQWMGGGLVALLAVLLVLHADGRLPETARA, encoded by the coding sequence CTGATATTTCTGATCAACCTCGCACGCGTCGTCTTCGCGCCGCTCATCGAACCCATCAGAGCGGCCACTGGGGCGAGCGACGCCACGCTCGGGCTGCTGGCGACGCTTGTGTGGGCCGGCAGCGCGGTGCCGCGGCTCCCGACCGGCCTCCTGCTGACCCGAGTCAGCAGAGTGCGGGCGATTTTCGCCTCGGGCGTGGTGCTCACCCTGGGGACGGCGTTTACCGCTCTGACGACCTCCCCGACGCCCCTGCTGGTCGGCGCGTTCGTCATGGGCACCGCGAGCGGCGTCTACTTCACCGCGGCCAACCCGCTCATCAGCGAGCTGTTCCCCGAGTCGCCCGGCCGGGCGCTCGGGCAACACGGCGTCGCCAGCCAGCTGGCCGCGGTGGCCGCGCCCGGAATCGTCACCGCCGCGCTGGCCGTCGGCGACTGGCGGACGACGCTCGTCTCGCTGGCCGTCGCCGCGGCGCTGATGACCGCCCTCTTTACGCTGGTTGCCCGCCGGACCGACGTGCCCGACGCCGGACAGCGCGACACGGATTTCCTCGCCGCGGTCCGCACACAGTGGCCCATCGTCCTGACGGCCGTCGCCACGCTGGGACTGACGACGATGGTCTGGAACGGGCTGTTTAACTTCTACGTGACGTATCTCGGCACCGTCGACATCGCGGCGCGAGCCGGTCGGACCCTGCTGCAGGTGATGTTCGCCGCCGGCGTCCCGGCCTTTTACCTCAGCGGCCGGCTCGCCGACCGGCTCCCCGCGGTCCCGTACATGCTCGCCATCCTCGCGGCGTTTACCGGCTGTATCCTCTTCCTGCCGGCGGTGAGCGGGTTCTGGCCCCTGGCCGCGCTCAGCGGTGTCACGGGCTATGTCATCCACAGCATCTTCCCCGCCGTCGACACCTACCTGCTGGGCTCGCTGCCGGACCACCACCGCGCCAGCGCGTACTCGGCCTACGGTGCCGGGATGATGCTCCTCCAGGCCCCCGGAAGCCTCGTCGTCGGCCTGCTTCGGGACGCCGGCGTCCCCTTCGCCACCATCTTCCAGTGGATGGGCGGCGGACTCGTCGCCCTGCTTGCCGTCCTGCTCGTCCTGCACGCCGACGGACGCCTCCCCGAGACGGCGCGGGCCTGA
- a CDS encoding HVO_0758 family zinc finger protein: MDSVRKALRSGDVEKDSYGRLSCSNCGEELGTDNDPGEIGKQRVCPECGRSWTELS; the protein is encoded by the coding sequence ATGGACTCGGTCAGAAAGGCCCTCCGGAGCGGGGACGTCGAGAAAGACAGCTACGGGCGACTCTCGTGTAGCAACTGCGGGGAGGAGCTGGGGACGGACAACGACCCCGGGGAGATCGGCAAACAGCGGGTCTGTCCGGAGTGTGGACGCAGCTGGACGGAGCTCAGCTGA
- a CDS encoding aldo/keto reductase — MATREGTWTYRDAHDDFARTFFRRFGDGVASSIGVGTYLGDPTDERDDAYYEAIRTALESGVNVVDTAINYRHQRSERVVGEALSDADIDRDAAVVATKGGFVPFDGERPDDPGAFVKREYVDTGIVDRDDLVGGQHCLAPAFIDDQLDRSLDNLDLDTIDLYYVHNPETQLAETDREGVYDQLEATFERLERRADAGDIDHYGVASWDAFRVPADHEKYLSLPEVIERARAAADAAGNTATHFRAVQLPFNVFMADAFTVRSHEGADGPQSALWFAHEAGLDVFTSASLMQGRLATEIPDSVDAKLSGETRAQRAINFARSAPGVTCSLVGTGSVEHARENVDAGRYDPLGADAFDAVFE; from the coding sequence ATGGCAACACGTGAGGGGACGTGGACGTACCGGGACGCCCACGACGACTTCGCACGGACGTTCTTCCGGCGCTTCGGTGACGGCGTCGCGTCCAGCATCGGCGTCGGGACGTATCTGGGTGACCCGACGGACGAGCGCGACGACGCGTACTACGAGGCCATCCGGACGGCGCTCGAATCGGGTGTCAACGTCGTCGACACGGCCATCAACTACCGCCACCAGCGCTCCGAGCGGGTGGTCGGGGAGGCGCTTTCCGACGCCGACATCGACCGCGATGCGGCGGTGGTCGCGACGAAGGGCGGGTTCGTTCCCTTCGACGGCGAGCGGCCCGACGACCCAGGGGCGTTCGTCAAGCGCGAGTACGTCGACACCGGTATCGTCGACCGCGACGACCTCGTGGGCGGCCAGCACTGTCTCGCGCCGGCCTTCATCGACGACCAGCTCGACCGGTCGCTCGACAATCTCGACCTCGACACCATCGACCTGTACTACGTCCACAACCCGGAGACACAGCTGGCCGAGACGGACCGCGAGGGCGTGTACGACCAGCTCGAAGCGACCTTCGAGCGGCTCGAACGCCGCGCCGACGCGGGCGATATCGACCACTACGGCGTGGCGTCGTGGGACGCCTTCCGCGTGCCCGCCGACCACGAGAAATACCTCTCGCTCCCCGAAGTCATCGAACGGGCCCGCGCGGCGGCCGACGCGGCGGGGAACACGGCGACGCATTTCCGGGCGGTACAGTTGCCGTTCAACGTGTTCATGGCCGACGCGTTCACCGTCCGGTCACACGAGGGGGCCGACGGCCCGCAGTCGGCGCTGTGGTTCGCCCACGAGGCCGGCCTGGACGTGTTCACGAGCGCGTCGCTGATGCAGGGGCGCCTCGCGACGGAGATACCGGACAGCGTCGATGCGAAACTGTCGGGGGAGACACGCGCCCAGCGGGCCATCAACTTCGCGCGCAGCGCGCCGGGGGTGACCTGCTCGCTGGTCGGCACTGGCTCGGTCGAACACGCCAGGGAAAACGTCGACGCGGGGCGATACGACCCCCTCGGCGCCGATGCCTTCGACGCCGTCTTCGAGTGA
- a CDS encoding DHH family phosphoesterase, whose protein sequence is MNLLAQGDLVSLAERVPGYASENPVLVAGVVVGLVVLAGGGTALYRYLTRSPVSRLRSVLADYDAVTVLMHPNPDPDAMSSALAVDQLAAAGGTDARLCYSGEIRRPENRAFETVLDLDFDRVESAGEINTEAVVLVDHNEPRGFPGAEKIEPVAVIDHHPGGGTGAAFTDVRTDMGACATIFAEYFEELEWDFFEVDVALTDGGVDTGDVPEEAMPSHVATGLIYGIQSDTRSLTNGCSAADFAAAAYLYRGIDSDLLNRIANPQVDAEVLDVKSRAISEREVRSPYGFADVGEVSNTDAIPQAADELETLEGVSAVVVIGEKEGTIRIAGRSRDDRVHIGRAIEAVVGDIPMAEGGGHARMGGGKVSIDHMDGLGPSEGVSKADLREQLFEAMAGER, encoded by the coding sequence ATGAATCTGCTGGCTCAGGGGGACCTCGTCAGCCTGGCCGAGCGGGTCCCGGGCTACGCCAGCGAGAATCCGGTGCTGGTCGCCGGTGTCGTCGTCGGGCTAGTCGTACTGGCCGGCGGCGGGACCGCCCTCTATCGCTATCTGACCCGGTCGCCGGTCAGCCGCCTCCGGTCGGTCCTCGCAGACTACGACGCCGTGACGGTGTTGATGCACCCCAACCCCGACCCGGACGCGATGTCCTCGGCCCTCGCTGTCGACCAGCTCGCGGCCGCCGGGGGGACCGACGCGAGGCTGTGTTACTCGGGCGAGATCCGTCGGCCGGAAAACCGGGCGTTCGAGACGGTTCTGGACCTGGATTTCGACCGCGTCGAGAGCGCCGGGGAGATAAACACGGAGGCGGTCGTCCTCGTCGACCACAACGAGCCCCGGGGGTTCCCGGGCGCCGAGAAGATAGAGCCGGTCGCCGTCATCGACCATCACCCCGGCGGCGGCACCGGCGCCGCTTTCACCGACGTACGGACCGACATGGGCGCGTGTGCGACGATTTTCGCAGAGTACTTCGAGGAACTGGAGTGGGACTTCTTCGAGGTCGACGTCGCGCTGACCGACGGCGGCGTCGACACGGGCGACGTGCCCGAGGAGGCGATGCCGAGCCACGTCGCGACGGGGCTCATCTACGGCATCCAGTCCGACACCCGCTCGCTGACCAACGGCTGTTCCGCGGCGGATTTCGCCGCGGCGGCGTACCTCTACCGGGGCATCGACAGCGACCTGTTGAACCGCATCGCCAACCCGCAGGTCGACGCGGAAGTGCTGGACGTGAAATCGCGGGCCATCAGTGAGCGCGAAGTGCGGTCCCCCTACGGCTTCGCCGACGTCGGCGAGGTGTCGAACACGGACGCGATTCCGCAGGCGGCCGACGAGCTGGAGACACTCGAAGGCGTCTCGGCGGTCGTCGTCATCGGCGAGAAGGAGGGGACCATCCGCATCGCCGGCCGCTCGCGGGACGACCGGGTCCACATCGGTCGGGCCATCGAGGCCGTCGTCGGGGACATTCCGATGGCCGAGGGCGGCGGCCACGCCCGCATGGGCGGCGGGAAAGTGTCGATAGACCACATGGACGGGCTCGGTCCGAGCGAGGGCGTCTCGAAGGCGGACTTGCGGGAGCAGCTGTTCGAGGCGATGGCCGGCGAGCGCTAG
- a CDS encoding SDR family oxidoreductase, translating to MSRVAILGCGYVGLELGRQLAGDHEVVGVRRSESGLRAIEDAGFDAVQADVTDDESLSAVPDADWVVFAASSGGRGADAAREVYVEGLETAIDHFWTRAETPERLVYTSSTGVYGDHDGAWVDEETPLDPRTEKTEVLAEAERVARERPTDYGGHGTVARFAGLYGPERYRLERYLEGPVTAGYLNMVHRDDAAGAVRFLLEGDHRDEVVLVVDDEPVEKWGFADWLAEACGVEFPPKQTTEERLADPELSETAKRRIETSKRCSNDRLRNLGYEFVYPTFREGYRAAVDAYVAD from the coding sequence ATGAGTCGGGTCGCCATCCTGGGCTGTGGCTACGTCGGGCTGGAGCTTGGCCGACAGCTCGCCGGCGACCACGAAGTCGTCGGCGTCCGCCGGTCCGAGAGCGGGCTCCGGGCTATCGAAGACGCGGGGTTCGACGCAGTCCAGGCCGACGTGACCGACGACGAGTCGCTGTCGGCCGTGCCCGACGCCGACTGGGTCGTCTTCGCGGCGAGTTCGGGGGGTCGGGGCGCCGACGCGGCCCGCGAGGTGTACGTCGAGGGGCTGGAGACCGCTATCGACCACTTCTGGACGCGGGCGGAGACCCCCGAGCGGCTGGTGTACACGTCCAGTACGGGCGTCTACGGCGACCACGACGGCGCGTGGGTCGACGAGGAGACGCCGCTGGACCCGCGGACGGAGAAGACCGAGGTGCTGGCCGAGGCCGAGCGGGTCGCCCGCGAGCGCCCGACCGACTACGGCGGCCACGGGACCGTCGCGCGCTTTGCCGGCCTCTACGGGCCGGAGCGCTATCGGCTGGAGCGCTATCTGGAGGGCCCCGTGACCGCGGGCTATCTGAACATGGTCCACCGGGACGACGCGGCAGGTGCCGTCCGGTTCCTGCTGGAGGGGGACCACCGCGACGAGGTCGTCCTCGTGGTCGACGACGAGCCGGTCGAGAAGTGGGGCTTTGCGGACTGGCTGGCCGAGGCCTGCGGGGTCGAGTTCCCGCCGAAACAGACGACCGAGGAGCGCCTGGCTGACCCGGAGCTGTCCGAGACGGCCAAGCGCCGCATCGAGACGAGCAAGCGCTGCTCGAACGACAGGCTGCGAAATCTGGGGTACGAGTTCGTCTATCCGACGTTCAGGGAGGGGTACCGCGCGGCGGTCGACGCCTACGTCGCCGACTGA
- a CDS encoding DUF5791 family protein, with protein MLRTEFPDAGERSPDELLAAYGSVLAETVESVGTGAVVDATDLDREAVDAAADGDVASLSLEDAMAVLAADPDRPDADALQAEAQDILLMGMTTAVMDVESLASGIDSQLEPKEIQQKIEGRYPMTLEEYALLHSYIESQRR; from the coding sequence ATGCTCAGAACCGAGTTTCCGGATGCAGGCGAGCGGTCGCCCGACGAACTGCTCGCGGCCTACGGGTCCGTACTCGCCGAGACGGTCGAATCGGTCGGCACCGGCGCCGTCGTCGACGCGACAGACCTAGACCGTGAGGCCGTCGACGCCGCCGCCGACGGCGATGTCGCGTCACTCTCGCTCGAAGACGCGATGGCTGTCCTCGCGGCGGACCCGGACCGGCCCGACGCCGACGCCCTGCAGGCCGAGGCCCAGGACATCCTCCTGATGGGGATGACGACGGCTGTGATGGACGTCGAGTCGCTGGCTTCGGGCATCGACAGTCAGCTCGAACCCAAGGAGATCCAACAGAAGATAGAGGGTCGGTATCCGATGACGCTGGAGGAGTACGCGCTCCTGCACAGCTACATCGAGAGTCAGCGCCGATGA
- a CDS encoding DUF7286 family protein has translation MRCRVSLAADRRGRVPFAVVGVLLLVSSLTLAPTLSTEPAPNGTAVERTLNEVSAVSTTAVRDGVATASRRAAAAPVVEPADTPAGRALRDDHAFRDSLRLRVYRHVRSNLERLSAHSDGVNATASLPAANSTAEYERAIDRVTVERAGDNDTALRVTVENITLTARRGGEVVTHRVVDRTVVVPTPVLHVHDQMTTYEQRVQNGLTKPGVSQRMTARIYPIAWARGYAQFGGAPIENVIANRHVSLATNGALLGVQRSVFGRSDPEGRQALTEATAAVGVNDIAAGSNSRLASEILDQVNYRPASQNITTGARQPDEPLRVGVNGTADAAYRQVGVPDALNATARDAYTVRASVVTERERLYGGRPDRPDPPGPDWRFVREIEGSDASIVDSVDSGVSVPSRWHALERWGRTVELTHTRRVIWKKGNNVRHTRAQRTERVHVSLALVGRHRNGSLAPVRGIERAHESGGSPLGGENLADVQGKAADELLDGGRDRAAKDVALEEFEQDTVAVTGARPDSIHTWIARDLRRLRERVRDIAVSVDRGEVGTFQSNPSRQLRRTLRDRRSQLVDAPRTYDSAADRARVAARVAFLDAVDRRLGGHAENHSTVASGIDDRLGSLSGGSLAELRRALTARETRVPRARATPTGPAGPVRTRVQAQPQYLTLASVGESEFPAVDGTEHPLVARNVNVFSVPYGNAATTVLNGATGGRNRVGLGAAAKTLAAARETEVGSNTSLDERRQQLRTEVGRANGVVTAAFAERVRAETDAGPSESERIVDDAMDQWGTTAARGMAIANDSAAHRIAEVAADRRGLSTVEQDWLRVRLLRTATTTLSTAGARPPEGLVNRTANTVRETARSRVQSLLANRAGAEVERVAKRKLGTRALPAGLPLAPPFLPWYATVNIWWVTVEGTYARFSVTASHGAPGTPGETVRYVRERRAVHLDADEDGSGELLGHNRRITFRADTGVAIVVPPKPRGVGDKDGNSVETSAGWPDPG, from the coding sequence ATGAGATGCCGGGTGTCGCTGGCCGCGGACAGGCGGGGTCGGGTACCCTTCGCCGTGGTCGGCGTCCTGTTGCTGGTGAGCAGTCTCACACTCGCGCCGACGCTGTCGACCGAACCGGCCCCGAACGGGACGGCAGTCGAGCGCACACTGAACGAGGTGAGTGCAGTCAGCACGACAGCCGTCCGTGACGGCGTCGCGACGGCCAGTCGGCGGGCCGCCGCGGCGCCCGTCGTCGAACCGGCCGACACGCCCGCCGGCCGCGCGCTGCGTGACGACCACGCGTTCCGTGACAGCCTGCGGCTTCGGGTGTATCGACACGTCCGGTCGAACCTGGAGCGGCTCTCGGCCCACAGCGACGGGGTCAACGCGACGGCGTCGCTTCCGGCGGCGAATTCGACGGCCGAGTACGAGCGGGCAATAGACCGTGTGACAGTCGAGCGAGCCGGCGACAACGACACCGCGCTCCGCGTCACCGTCGAGAACATCACGCTGACCGCCCGACGCGGTGGCGAGGTCGTCACGCACCGGGTAGTCGACCGGACCGTCGTCGTCCCGACGCCGGTGTTACACGTCCACGACCAGATGACGACCTACGAACAGCGGGTACAGAACGGGCTCACCAAACCGGGAGTGAGCCAGCGGATGACGGCGAGAATCTATCCCATCGCGTGGGCGCGTGGCTACGCGCAGTTCGGCGGCGCCCCGATAGAGAACGTCATCGCGAACAGACACGTGAGCCTGGCGACCAACGGCGCCTTGCTCGGGGTCCAGCGGTCGGTCTTCGGTCGGAGCGACCCCGAGGGCCGACAGGCGCTGACCGAGGCGACGGCCGCCGTCGGCGTCAACGACATCGCCGCCGGCAGCAACAGCCGGCTCGCAAGCGAGATACTGGACCAGGTTAACTACCGGCCGGCGAGCCAGAACATCACTACCGGCGCCCGACAGCCCGATGAGCCGCTGCGTGTGGGTGTCAACGGGACCGCCGACGCCGCCTACCGGCAAGTCGGGGTGCCGGACGCGCTCAACGCGACCGCCAGAGACGCCTACACCGTCAGAGCGAGCGTCGTCACCGAGCGCGAACGCCTCTACGGTGGTCGACCTGACCGGCCCGATCCGCCGGGTCCCGATTGGCGTTTCGTGAGGGAAATCGAAGGCTCGGACGCCAGCATCGTCGACTCGGTCGACAGCGGCGTGAGCGTCCCGAGCCGCTGGCACGCGCTCGAACGGTGGGGCCGGACCGTCGAGCTCACTCACACGCGCAGAGTAATCTGGAAGAAGGGGAACAACGTCAGACACACCAGGGCACAGCGCACCGAGCGTGTCCACGTCAGCCTCGCACTCGTCGGCAGGCATCGGAACGGCTCCCTCGCGCCGGTCCGGGGCATCGAGAGGGCCCACGAGTCAGGTGGGAGTCCCCTCGGGGGCGAGAACCTCGCCGACGTGCAAGGGAAAGCCGCCGACGAGCTACTGGACGGGGGACGAGACCGCGCCGCGAAGGACGTGGCCCTAGAGGAGTTCGAACAGGATACGGTCGCTGTCACCGGGGCGCGGCCCGATTCGATACACACCTGGATCGCCCGGGACCTGCGGCGACTCCGCGAGCGGGTCAGGGACATCGCCGTCTCGGTCGACCGGGGCGAAGTAGGGACGTTCCAGTCGAACCCGAGCCGGCAACTCAGGCGGACGCTCCGGGACCGGCGCTCGCAGTTGGTCGACGCCCCACGGACGTACGACAGTGCCGCCGACAGGGCCCGGGTCGCGGCCCGAGTGGCGTTTCTCGACGCCGTCGACCGGCGGCTGGGCGGACACGCCGAGAACCACTCGACCGTGGCGTCGGGCATCGACGACCGTCTCGGGTCGCTCTCGGGCGGTTCGCTGGCCGAGCTCAGGCGGGCGCTGACCGCCCGCGAGACGCGAGTGCCGCGAGCGCGGGCGACCCCGACAGGACCGGCCGGTCCGGTCCGGACACGGGTCCAGGCCCAGCCGCAGTACCTGACGCTGGCGTCGGTCGGCGAGTCCGAGTTCCCGGCCGTCGACGGCACCGAACATCCGCTCGTTGCCCGCAACGTCAACGTGTTCAGCGTCCCCTACGGCAACGCCGCGACCACGGTGCTAAACGGCGCCACTGGCGGCCGAAACCGGGTCGGACTCGGGGCGGCGGCCAAGACGCTGGCGGCGGCCCGGGAGACCGAGGTAGGGTCGAACACGAGCCTCGACGAGCGCCGACAGCAGTTGCGAACCGAAGTCGGGCGAGCCAACGGCGTCGTCACCGCCGCGTTCGCCGAACGGGTTCGCGCCGAGACGGACGCCGGGCCGTCGGAAAGCGAGCGAATCGTCGACGACGCGATGGACCAGTGGGGAACGACGGCGGCGCGCGGGATGGCCATCGCGAACGACTCGGCGGCACACCGCATCGCAGAGGTGGCCGCCGACCGTCGGGGGCTCTCCACGGTGGAACAGGACTGGCTCCGAGTCCGGCTCCTGCGGACCGCGACCACGACGCTGTCGACCGCCGGGGCGCGACCGCCGGAAGGCCTGGTGAACCGGACCGCAAACACCGTCCGCGAAACCGCGCGTAGCCGGGTCCAGAGCCTACTCGCGAACCGCGCCGGGGCGGAGGTCGAGCGGGTCGCAAAGCGCAAGCTGGGAACGCGGGCGCTACCCGCCGGCTTACCGCTCGCACCGCCGTTTCTCCCGTGGTACGCGACGGTGAACATCTGGTGGGTGACGGTCGAGGGGACGTACGCCCGTTTCAGCGTGACGGCGAGCCACGGCGCCCCGGGAACGCCCGGCGAGACAGTTCGATACGTCCGGGAGCGGCGTGCGGTCCATCTCGACGCCGACGAGGACGGGAGCGGCGAGCTTCTGGGACACAACAGGCGCATCACCTTCCGGGCCGACACCGGGGTCGCCATCGTCGTCCCGCCGAAACCGCGCGGCGTGGGCGACAAGGACGGCAACAGCGTGGAAACGTCGGCAGGGTGGCCCGACCCCGGGTAG
- a CDS encoding DUF7284 family protein, which produces MSRATSTVVDVTAFLLLVGAAIAVVVNGGAVEGTTAENPAAERTELLATSTASIEYALAPPGDPPPWTTNATATHQRTAHGTLAELLAEAAMSRVAFEEHRLSRAGVGFEQAVAATTRNRLHERGRRTAVRARWEPYRGAPLNATMRVGERPPPAAEVDAATVTVPSPSPAVSERAERAASQGGYGAVAAVVADAAIAGLFPPQQAQLALDGDYPADRLMTYRYRRMGALTRAGQLSVESAPTTELNAQLTETLADRFETDMRRRFDSPEAAARAVDTGTVTVTVRTWKP; this is translated from the coding sequence ATGAGCCGAGCGACCAGTACCGTCGTCGACGTGACCGCCTTCCTCCTGCTCGTCGGCGCCGCCATCGCCGTCGTCGTCAACGGCGGTGCGGTCGAGGGGACGACGGCGGAGAACCCCGCTGCCGAGCGAACGGAGCTGCTCGCGACGAGCACGGCCAGTATCGAGTACGCGCTGGCCCCGCCGGGCGATCCGCCGCCGTGGACGACCAATGCGACGGCGACACACCAGCGCACCGCCCACGGCACGCTCGCGGAGCTGCTGGCCGAGGCCGCGATGAGCCGCGTGGCCTTCGAGGAACACCGGCTCTCGCGGGCCGGCGTCGGGTTCGAGCAAGCCGTGGCAGCGACGACGCGAAACCGTCTCCACGAGCGGGGCCGGCGAACCGCCGTCCGGGCCCGTTGGGAGCCCTACCGCGGCGCGCCGCTCAACGCCACGATGCGGGTCGGGGAGCGGCCGCCGCCAGCCGCCGAAGTGGATGCGGCGACGGTGACCGTCCCGAGCCCGTCGCCGGCCGTCAGCGAGCGTGCGGAGCGGGCAGCGTCGCAAGGGGGATACGGCGCAGTCGCCGCAGTGGTCGCCGACGCCGCTATCGCGGGGCTGTTCCCGCCCCAGCAGGCCCAGTTGGCCCTCGACGGGGACTACCCCGCCGACCGGCTGATGACGTATCGCTACCGGCGGATGGGCGCGCTCACCCGCGCCGGGCAGCTGTCGGTCGAATCGGCGCCGACAACCGAGCTGAACGCGCAGCTAACGGAGACGCTGGCCGACCGTTTCGAGACCGACATGCGGCGCCGGTTCGACTCGCCCGAGGCCGCCGCCCGAGCCGTCGACACTGGGACTGTCACCGTCACGGTCAGGACGTGGAAACCATGA